One window from the genome of Cyanobacteriota bacterium encodes:
- the rpsR gene encoding 30S ribosomal protein S18, producing the protein MTYFRRRISPIKPGDPIDYKDVDLLRKFITERGKILPRRITGLTAKQQRDLTTAVKRARMIALLPFINKEG; encoded by the coding sequence ATGACCTATTTCCGCCGCCGCATTTCCCCGATTAAGCCTGGAGATCCGATCGATTACAAGGATGTAGATTTGCTGCGTAAGTTCATTACTGAGCGGGGTAAGATTTTGCCTCGCCGCATCACAGGGCTAACGGCTAAGCAACAGCGAGACTTAACAACCGCTGTTAAACGTGCTCGCATGATCGCCCTTTTACCCTTCATTAATAAGGAAGGCTAG
- the rpmG gene encoding 50S ribosomal protein L33, giving the protein MAKGVRIIITLECTECRTNPDKRSPGVSRYTTTKNRRNTTGRLELKKFCPHCNKHTVHKEIK; this is encoded by the coding sequence ATGGCTAAGGGCGTTCGTATTATCATTACACTAGAATGCACCGAGTGTCGTACCAACCCCGACAAGCGATCGCCCGGTGTTTCTCGCTATACAACTACTAAAAACCGTCGCAACACGACTGGACGGTTGGAGCTAAAAAAATTCTGCCCCCACTGCAACAAGCACACTGTCCATAAGGAGATTAAATAA